A genomic window from Henningerozyma blattae CBS 6284 chromosome 3, complete genome includes:
- the TBLA0C02370 gene encoding Eisosome component PIL1/LSP1 family protein (similar to Saccharomyces cerevisiae PIL1 (YGR086C); ancestral locus Anc_3.420), whose translation MHKTYSLRGTRAPTASQLRDPPPPRATTKGRFFGKGSIGSHFKIRTAHAFAPEMAKQLTQLVKYEKNILKAMERSAICKRDSAKVLSLWGMENDDDVSDITDKLGVLIYELGELDDQFIDRYDQYRLTLKSIRDVESGVQPSRDRKARLQDKIAMVKFREPDSPKLELLEQEMVRVEAESLVAEAQLSNITRSKLRAAFNYQFDSIIEHSEKMALIGGYGKALLELLDDSPLTPGETRPAYDGYEASKQIIIDCENALNEWTLDSAQVKPTLSMMYPEDAGFNHQQYIDDEEEEPEEEPEEEEYDSNGNPIEYFDEEEQYIDQQPWDARQHQQQRNNHQRMPYQMKA comes from the coding sequence ATGCATAAGACTTATTCGTTGAGAGGCACAAGAGCCCCAACAGCCTCACAATTACGTGACCCTCCTCCTCCAAGAGCTACCACTAAGGGTAGATTCTTTGGTAAAGGGTCTATTGGTTCTCATTTCAAGATCCGTACTGCACACGCGTTTGCTCCTGAAATGGCCAAGCAATTAACTCAATTGGtcaaatatgaaaaaaacattttgaAAGCCATGGAAAGATCTGCCATTTGCAAAAGAGACTCTGCTAAAGTGTTATCGCTTTGGGGTATGGAAAATGACGATGATGTTTCAGATATCACTGATAAATTAGGTGTCTTAATCTATGAATTGGGAGAATTGGATGACCAATTCATTGATAGATATGATCAATATCGTTTGACTTTGAAATCCATTAGAGATGTGGAAAGTGGTGTTCAACCTTCAAGAGATAGAAAGGCAAGATTACAAGACAAGATTGCCATGGTCAAATTCAGAGAACCAGATTCTCCaaaattggaattattagaaCAAGAAATGGTTAGAGTCGAAGCAGAATCATTGGTTGCCGAAGCCCAATTATCAAACATTACTAGATCTAAATTGAGAGCTGCTTTCAATTATCAATTCGATTCTATTATCGAACATTCTGAAAAGATGGCCTTGATTGGTGGTTACGGTAAAGCTTTATTAGAGTTATTGGATGATTCTCCATTAACTCCAGGTGAAACAAGACCTGCTTACGATGGGTATGAAGCATCCAAACAAATCATAATAGATTGTGAAAATGCTTTGAATGAATGGACTTTAGATTCTGCTCAAGTGAAACCAACTTTATCAATGATGTATCCAGAGGATGCCGGTTTCAATCATCAACAATATATCGacgatgaagaagaagaaccAGAGGAAGAgccagaagaagaagaatatgACTCAAATGGTAACCCAATAGAATACTTCgatgaagaagaacaaTATATTGACCAACAACCTTGGGATGCTCGTCAACATCAGCAACAAAGAAATAATCATCAACGTATGCCGTACCAGATGAAAGCCTAA
- the FHL1 gene encoding Fhl1p (similar to Saccharomyces cerevisiae FHL1 (YPR104C); ancestral locus Anc_3.418), translating into MIMSTDQLIPISDSNNALKTLPQQNLDGTNLPDPPSQQAIELQENKHPNNNNDDDNDDTVIGKDLNEEEMDKETDAASYTNQHDDTPLIRRPLNTSTEELIINHSTNNDDPISKTNNDNETNENNLQSIHSDVNSNILEIDELPNELTLPTLDDDLEQKTDDKTNTDIPSDQELNISTDIMHKEESSTIPTDSAELTSNELSTNVPDNLPSERPTQQQSEILNKLPSEISNKLPSEISTLSNTNLQNIKNSNDNSSDPEKFEIQTSLEQEKQTNSNKTTNNLSESINETIEIISNDSTTTDSGISYKGGSELTHKDSGDSQEKIDLQKLEQNSPKTIIELPKDLDAFPENIDEISSKIENLSEELGEEIEENMDTIPKELKISINEISKQQGSKKDTSIKEDPPFRLTSTDDSKHILNDSTKLKNNYQDSNSSNNEKNSSDDDTNKSSGIANEDSDTDDEKDAIDAEVFSKLLDFEAEIDPDELFSPNELLPPTLSTTIIDMDTSAKSPTNDSSSNISDKDSKKNDIPELPTLEDEEELFDNLPLLSNNSSNKSNDISQRSSSNFNEKLTEPNKDLPNDEPSILSLKNEEDHDSKNEEHQKQLDQHTPAFIIHEKNNLLYPSRKNSLTPVTLYGKYDSPSSRFQNKILKPNTISNIQTDKSGVKNNDQPVNNANSQSTLPTNPDNNQLNPKDLTNLLYNGAQRLSDESKISAYARLDFQSFTFYVQTLHVILGRRSENDFSHKVDVNLGPSKSISRRHAQIFYNFGTGRYELSVLGRNGVFINEQFVEKGHTVPLKHKTKIQIGEIPFQFVLPEQERDPEDEEDIKSSPAIPDMNALEIDDEDKHLIGNGHDDSNTSLPDLNDNEFMPLDDDMDLDDKPLIQIKQSKISSSSISTTSTSKPQTLMKTTSVKTSPAKKKKIQIKKEPPKEKKPAREPKKVYSINEIPPEYRNKPLISYSVLLTTCIRKYATPKGMSLSEIYNAIRETYPYYKYCRDGWQSSVRHNLSLNKSFRKVSKGGKGWLWGLDEDYITERDRQKKVQAETAANKAKASQMKVKQQQKKVKKSVNLNPIKQPITPSYNANNKRQTISQTLAANRAATNNNKANKANDQRRTMKYLQEQLIILTRDRKGLQKATITDILTQALAMTINQVTKAAKSKGISGNPLTALMDKNPQHLNLILAAAVNAATVKVTKGKVKSLVDLSTVTLPTVVPGANSDTSSTRPTLTQTITRKNPSDNSFDPTSLSRFFQPRQNSSNTNNSTPKITVQSMSKNSLPQKRTRDDSDNEEGDDDEEEDSSSDSSSNDSDSGSNSDSDIDSGSDNDTGSSEDSDDGSGSDNESINSSGSDSGDSSDEESGSSSGTDNDSDDSDAGSDRDSDDESRQHNEYSSSKDKIQGDAHIVVDDANNNDITNTKSDELLNDRSGSEEKETHSTGFSLSPPAFKSTEHKHSNSENDSEERTLQSADNKHDSELEEKKELEVSYNDSLNKSHSQSPPIDHTDIDAISSLDNELQNSEALHELQSANPDIASGDIELSPLDGTLEHASQ; encoded by the coding sequence ATGATAATGTCAACTGATCAACTGATACCCATATCAGATTCTAATAATGCTTTAAAAACTCTCCCACAACAAAATTTAGATGGTACAAACCTACCGGATCCACCAAGCCAACAAGCAATAGAACTACAAGAGAATAAACAtcctaataataacaatgatgatgataatgatgatactGTGATTggaaaagatttaaatgaagaagagATGGACAAAGAAACAGATGCTGCATCATACACTAATCAACATGATGACACGCCACTTATACGAAGACCTTTAAACACATCCACAGAagaactaataataaatcatagTACAAACAACGATGATCCCATATCGAaaactaataatgataatgaaactaATGAGAACAACCTACAGAGTATACATTCGGATGTAAATTCcaatatattagaaatagATGAACTCCCTAATGAGTTAACATTACCAACATTGgatgatgatttagaaCAGAAAACTGATGATAAAACTAATACTGATATACCATCCGATCAggaattaaatatttccacCGACATTATGCATAAAGAGGAAAGTTCTACTATTCCCACTGACTCAGCTGAACTTACCTCTAATGAGCTATCAACTAACGTGCCTGATAATCTTCCGTCTGAAAGACCCACTCAACAACAATCtgaaatattaaacaaaCTTCCATCTGAGATATCAAACAAATTGCCGTCTGAAATATCTACTCTTTCAAATACCAATTTACAAAACataaagaattcaaatgataattcttCTGACCCTGAAAAATTCGAAATACAAACATCATTAgaacaagaaaaacaaactAACAGTAATAAAACTACCAATAATTTATCAGAAAGTATTAATGAGACTATCgaaataatatcaaatgATTCAACAACTACTGATTCTGGAATATCGTATAAAGGCGGTTCTGAACTCACTCATAAAGATTCAGGAGATTCTCAAGAGAAGATAGATTTGCAAAAATTGGAACAAAACTCTCCAAAAACGATTATTGAACTTCCAAAAGACTTAGATGCTTTCCCAGAgaatattgatgaaatttcaagtaaaatagaaaatttatcGGAAGAATTGggagaagaaattgaagaaaatatggATACAATAccaaaagaattaaaaatttcaataaacgaaatttcaaaacagCAAGGGTCAAAGAAAGATACTTCAATTAAAGAAGACCCTCCATTTAGACTCACTTCTACTGATGATTCCAAacatattttaaatgatagTACCAAATTGAAGAACAATTATCAAGACTCTAACAGCagtaataatgaaaaaaatagtagtGATGATGATACAAATAAAAGTTCTGGGATTGCAAACGAAGATAGTGATacagatgatgaaaaagatGCAATCGATGCAGAAGTGTTTTCAAAGTTGTTAGACTTCGAAGCAGAAATCGATCCAGACGAATTATTTTCTCCAAACGAATTATTACCTCCTACATTAAGCACAACTATTATTGATATGGATACTAGTGCTAAAAGCCCTACGAAtgattcatcatcaaatatatCGGATAaagattctaaaaaaaatgatattccCGAATTGCCAACActtgaagatgaagaagaactttttgataatttaccCCTATTAtccaataattcttctaataaatcaaatgataTATCTCAAAGatcttcatctaattttaatgaGAAGCTAACTGAACCAAATAAGGATCTTCCAAATGATGAACCCTCGATACtatcattgaaaaatgaagaagatcatgattcaaaaaatgaagaacATCAAAAACAATTAGATCAACATACACCGGCATTTATAATACAtgaaaagaataatttGCTATATCCTAGCAGAAAAAATTCTCTTACACCTGTAACATTATATGGAAAATATGATTCTCCATCTTCTAGAttccaaaataaaattctcAAACCAAACACTATCAGTAATATTCAAACAGATAAAAGTGGcgttaaaaataatgatcaGCCAGTTAATAACGCAAATTCTCAATCCACTCTTCCAACAAATCCCGATAATAACCAACTAAATCCGAAagatttaacaaatttacTTTATAACGGTGCCCAGAGGTTATCTGATgaatcaaaaatttcagCTTATGCTAGATTAGATTTCCAAAGCTTCACATTTTATGTTCAAACTTTACATGTAATTCTTGGTCGCAGATCTGAAAATGATTTCTCTCATAAAGTTGATGTTAATTTGGGTCcttcaaaatcaatttcGAGAAGACATGCTCAGATATTCTATAATTTCGGTACTGGAAGATATGAACTCTCTGTGCTTGGTAGAAATGGGGTTTTTATTAACGAACAATTTGTCGAGAAAGGTCATACTGTTCCATTAAAGCATAAAACTAAAATCCAAATTGGTGAGATTCCGTTTCAATTTGTATTACCAGAACAAGAAAGAGATCCAGaggatgaagaagatattaAGAGCTCACCAGCTATCCCAGACATGAATGCCTTAGAGATTGACGATGAAGATAAACACTTAATCGGTAATGGTCATGATGATAGTAATACATCACTTCCTGATTTAAAcgataatgaatttatgCCATTAGACGATGATATGGATCTAGATGATAAGCCTCTAATTCAGATAAAACAATCAAAGATTTCGTCCTCAAGTATCAGTACGACTAGCACCTCAAAACCACAAACATTAATGAAGACTACTTCTGTTAAAACATCACCTGcgaagaaaaagaaaatacaaattaaaaaagaaccacctaaagaaaagaaacCTGCACGCGAACCAAAGAAAgtttattcaataaatgaaattccTCCAGAATACCGTAACAAACCACTCATTTCTTACTCTGTTTTATTAACAACCTGCATCAGAAAGTATGCCACACCCAAAGGTATGTCTTTATCTGAAATTTACAACGCTATTAGGGAAACATATccatattataaatattgtaGGGATGGCTGGCAATCATCAGTTAGACATAATTTATCTCTTAATAAATCGTTCCGTAAAGTATCCAAAGGTGGGAAGGGTTGGTTGTGGGGCTTAGATGAAGATTATATTACAGAACGTGATAGGCAAAAGAAGGTGCAAGCTGAAACTGCTGCAAATAAGGCAAAAGCTTCACAGATGAAAGTTAAACAACAACagaaaaaagttaaaaaatctGTTAATTTAAATCCTATTAAACAACCAATCACTCCCTCCTACaatgcaaataataaacgACAAACTATTTCTCAAACTTTAGCAGCAAACCGCGCAgctaccaataataataaagctAATAAAGCTAACGACCAACGGAGAACgatgaaatatttacaagaacaattaataattttgaccAGAGACCGGAAAGGCTTACAAAAAGCAACAATCACCGATATTTTAACCCAAGCACTTGCTATGACAATCAATCAGGTTACAAAAGCTGCCAAATCAAAAGGTATATCTGGCAACCCACTAACTGCTTTAATGGACAAGAATCCTCAACATCTGAATTTAATACTTGCTGCTGCTGTAAATGCAGCAACTGTTAAAGTTACGAAAGGTAAGGTAAAGAGTTTGGTTGATTTGTCAACAGTTACATTACCAACCGTTGTTCCTGGTGCCAATTCTGATACTTCCTCAACAAGGCCTACTCTTACTCAGACTATAACAAGGAAAAACCCCTCAGACAATTCTTTTGACCCAACCTCATTATCCAGATTTTTCCAACCCAGacaaaattcttcaaatactAACAATTCAACCCCTAAGATCACTGTTCAATCAATGAGTAAGAACAGTCTACCACAAAAGCGTACTAGAGATGACAGTGATAATGAGGAaggtgatgatgatgaagaagaagattctAGCTCTGATTCTAGCTCAAATGACAGTGATAGTGGTAGTAACAGCGATAGTGATATAGATAGTGGAAGTGATAATGATACAGGTAGTTCGGAAGATAGCGACGATGGCAGTGGTTCTGATAACGAAAGTATTAACTCTAGTGGATCTGATTCTGGCGATTCTAGTGATGAGGAAAGCGGTAGTAGCTCAGGCACTGATAATGATTCAGATGATAGTGACGCTGGTAGTGACAGAGATAGCGACGATGAATCTAGACAGCATAATGAATACAGTTCCAGCAAGGATAAAATCCAAGGAGATGCACACATCGTCGTTGATgatgctaataataatgatataacTAATACTAAGAGTGATGAGCTTTTGAACGATAGATCTGGCTCggaagaaaaagaaactcATAGTACAGGCTTCAGTCTTTCACCTCCTGCTTTTAAGTCTACTGAGCACAAGCATTCAAATTCTGAAAATGATTCAGAAGAAAGAACACTACAGTCGGCTGATAATAAGCACGATTCTGAgctagaagaaaaaaaagaattagagGTATCATACAATGATTCTTTGAATAAGAGTCATTCTCAGTCGCCTCCTATCGACCATACGGATATAGATGCCATATCTTCCttagataatgaattaCAAAACAGTGAGGCATTACACGAGCTTCAATCAGCTAATCCTGATATTGCATCTGGTGACATTGAATTATCTCCATTGGACGGAACGCTAGAGCATGCTTcccaataa